From a single Leclercia sp. AS011 genomic region:
- the gltK gene encoding glutamate/aspartate ABC transporter permease GltK produces MYEFDWSSIVPSMPYLIDGLIITLKITLTAVIIGIVWGTLLAVMRLSSFKPVAWFATAYVNVFRSIPLVMVLLWFYLIVPGLLQDVLGLSPKSDIRLISAMVAFSMFEAAYYSEIIRAGIQSISRGQSSAALALGMTHWQSMKLIILPQAFRAMVPLLLTQGIVLFQDTSLVYVLSLADFFRTASTIGERDGTQVEMILFAGAVYFAISLSASLLVSWLKKRTV; encoded by the coding sequence ATGTACGAGTTTGACTGGAGTTCCATTGTTCCTTCCATGCCCTACCTGATTGATGGCCTGATCATCACTCTGAAGATCACCCTGACGGCAGTGATTATCGGGATAGTCTGGGGCACCCTGCTGGCGGTGATGCGTCTGTCGAGTTTCAAGCCTGTCGCCTGGTTTGCCACTGCCTACGTCAACGTGTTCCGTTCGATCCCGCTGGTGATGGTGCTGCTGTGGTTCTACCTGATCGTGCCGGGGTTGTTGCAGGATGTGCTGGGCCTGTCGCCGAAATCGGATATCCGTCTGATCTCAGCGATGGTGGCCTTCTCGATGTTTGAGGCGGCGTACTATTCAGAAATTATCCGCGCCGGGATCCAGAGTATCTCCCGCGGACAATCCAGCGCCGCCCTGGCATTAGGCATGACCCACTGGCAGTCGATGAAGCTCATCATTCTGCCGCAGGCGTTCCGCGCCATGGTTCCGCTGCTGCTGACTCAGGGTATCGTGCTGTTCCAGGATACCTCTCTGGTCTATGTGTTGAGCCTGGCAGACTTCTTCCGCACCGCCTCCACCATCGGTGAACGCGATGGTACTCAGGTTGAGATGATCCTGTTCGCAGGTGCGGTCTATTTTGCAATTAGTTTAAGCGCGTCGCTGTTGGTCAGCTGGCTGAAGAAAAGGACAGTGTAA
- a CDS encoding amino acid ABC transporter ATP-binding protein: protein MISLKNVSKWYGHFQVLTDCSTEVKKGEVVVVCGPSGSGKSTLIKTVNGLEPVQQGEIIVNGTKVNDKKTNLAKLRSNVGMVFQHFELFPHLSIIENLTLAQVKVLKRDKAVAREKGLKLLERVGLLAHADKFPAQLSGGQQQRVAIARALCMDPVAMLFDEPTSALDPEMINEVLDVMVQLAQEGMTMMVVTHEMGFARKVANRVIFMDEGKIVEDSAKEEFFANPQSDRAKDFLAKILH from the coding sequence ATGATTTCCCTGAAAAATGTTTCTAAATGGTATGGGCACTTTCAGGTGCTGACCGACTGCTCCACGGAAGTGAAAAAAGGTGAAGTGGTGGTGGTTTGCGGGCCGTCGGGCTCGGGAAAATCCACCCTGATCAAAACCGTGAACGGCCTTGAGCCGGTGCAGCAGGGCGAGATTATCGTCAACGGCACCAAAGTGAATGACAAGAAAACCAACCTGGCGAAGCTGCGTTCTAACGTCGGGATGGTATTCCAGCATTTCGAGCTGTTCCCGCATCTGTCGATCATTGAAAACCTGACCCTTGCGCAGGTAAAAGTGCTCAAACGCGATAAAGCGGTCGCCCGTGAAAAAGGGCTCAAACTGCTGGAGCGCGTGGGGCTTCTTGCCCATGCAGATAAGTTCCCGGCACAGTTGTCCGGCGGCCAACAGCAGCGTGTGGCGATTGCCCGCGCCCTCTGTATGGATCCGGTGGCCATGCTGTTCGATGAACCGACTTCCGCGCTCGACCCGGAGATGATTAATGAAGTTCTGGACGTCATGGTGCAGCTGGCGCAAGAAGGCATGACCATGATGGTGGTCACTCACGAAATGGGCTTTGCGCGTAAAGTAGCGAATCGCGTGATCTTTATGGATGAAGGTAAAATCGTGGAGGACTCCGCGAAAGAGGAGTTCTTTGCTAACCCGCAATCCGATCGCGCCAAAGATTTCCTCGCGAAAATCCTGCACTAA
- the gltJ gene encoding glutamate/aspartate ABC transporter permease GltJ, giving the protein MSIDWNWGIFLQQAPFGNTTYLGWLWSGFQVTVALSITAWIIAFLVGSLFGILRTVPNRFLSSLGTCYVELFRNVPLIVQFFTWYLVIPELLPEDIGMWFKSELDPNVQFFVSSMLCLGLFTAARVCEQVRAAIQSLPRGQKNAALAMGLTLPQAYRYVLLPNAYRVIVPPMTSEMMNLVKNSAIASTIGLVDMAAQAGKLLDYSAHAWESFTAITLAYVLINAVIMLVMNLVERKIRLPGNLGGK; this is encoded by the coding sequence ATGTCAATCGACTGGAACTGGGGCATTTTTCTGCAGCAAGCCCCGTTCGGCAACACCACCTATCTTGGCTGGCTGTGGAGCGGTTTTCAGGTCACGGTCGCACTGTCGATCACCGCCTGGATCATTGCCTTCCTCGTCGGCTCGCTGTTCGGTATTTTACGTACCGTGCCTAACCGTTTTCTCTCCTCGCTGGGAACCTGTTACGTCGAACTGTTCCGTAACGTTCCGTTAATCGTGCAGTTCTTTACCTGGTATCTGGTTATCCCGGAACTGCTGCCGGAAGATATCGGCATGTGGTTCAAGTCGGAGCTGGATCCTAACGTTCAGTTCTTTGTCTCCTCCATGCTCTGTCTGGGCCTGTTTACCGCCGCCCGCGTGTGCGAGCAGGTGCGCGCGGCGATCCAGTCCCTGCCCCGTGGACAGAAAAATGCTGCCCTGGCGATGGGCCTGACCTTACCGCAGGCTTATCGCTATGTGCTGCTGCCGAACGCCTATCGCGTGATTGTCCCGCCGATGACCTCGGAGATGATGAACCTGGTGAAAAACTCGGCCATCGCCTCCACCATCGGTCTGGTGGACATGGCCGCGCAGGCGGGCAAGCTGCTGGATTACTCCGCCCACGCGTGGGAATCCTTCACCGCCATTACCCTGGCGTATGTGCTGATTAATGCCGTGATTATGCTGGTGATGAACCTGGTTGAACGTAAAATTCGCCTGCCGGGCAACCTGGGGGGAAAATAA